A window from Streptomyces sp. NBC_00299 encodes these proteins:
- a CDS encoding sporulation protein, whose product MAFKKLLASLGAGGASVETVLTEVNVVPGGVVQGEVRIQGGSVNQNIEGLSVGLQARVEVEGQDSEYKQDIEFTKMQLGGAFELQAGGVHAVPFGLEIPWETPVTTIDGQTLRGMNIGVTTELAIARAVDSTDLDPINVHPLPAQKAILDAFIQLGFRFKNADMERGHIRGTRQKLPFYQEIEFFPPQQYRGINQVELSFVADERTMDVVLEMDKKPGLFSEGSDTFRSFQVGLNDFQGTDWAAYLNQWLSEVGSKRNWF is encoded by the coding sequence ATGGCGTTCAAGAAGCTGCTCGCGAGCCTGGGGGCCGGCGGGGCTTCGGTCGAGACGGTGCTGACGGAGGTCAACGTCGTCCCGGGCGGTGTCGTCCAGGGTGAGGTGCGGATTCAGGGCGGGTCCGTGAACCAGAACATCGAGGGCCTGTCCGTGGGCCTTCAGGCGCGTGTCGAGGTCGAGGGCCAGGACTCGGAGTACAAGCAGGACATCGAGTTCACGAAGATGCAGCTCGGTGGTGCCTTCGAGCTGCAGGCCGGGGGCGTGCACGCGGTGCCCTTCGGGCTGGAGATCCCGTGGGAGACGCCGGTCACGACGATCGACGGTCAGACGCTGCGCGGCATGAACATCGGTGTGACGACGGAGCTGGCGATCGCGCGGGCCGTGGACTCCACCGACCTGGACCCGATCAACGTGCACCCGCTGCCCGCGCAGAAGGCGATCCTCGACGCCTTCATCCAGCTGGGCTTCCGCTTCAAGAACGCGGACATGGAGCGCGGCCACATCCGCGGTACGCGGCAGAAGCTGCCGTTCTACCAGGAGATCGAGTTCTTCCCGCCGCAGCAGTACCGCGGGATCAACCAGGTCGAGCTGAGCTTCGTCGCGGACGAGCGCACGATGGACGTCGTCCTCGAAATGGACAAGAAGCCGGGGCTGTTCAGCGAGGGCAGCGACACCTTCCGGTCGTTCCAGGTGGGACTCAACGACTTCCAGGGGACCGACTGGGCGGCGTACCTCAACCAGTGGCTGTCCGAGGTCGGCAGCAAGCGCAACTGGTTCTAG
- a CDS encoding DNA-3-methyladenine glycosylase, producing MIATPDRTPLPRAFFDRPVLEVAPDLLGRILVRSTPDGPITLRLTEVEAYDGPNDPGSHAYRGRTPRNDVMFGPPGHVYVYFTYGMWHCMNLVCGPDGEASAVLLRAGEIVEGAELARTRRLSARNDKELAKGPARLATALDVDRALDGTDACASGETPLRILTGTPTPSDQVRNGPRTGVAGDGGNGDVHPWRYWIANDPTVSPYRAHVPRRRRS from the coding sequence ATGATCGCGACCCCCGACCGTACGCCCCTGCCCCGGGCCTTCTTCGACCGGCCCGTCCTTGAAGTAGCCCCCGACCTCTTGGGCCGCATCCTCGTACGCAGCACCCCGGACGGTCCGATCACCCTCCGCCTCACAGAGGTCGAGGCCTACGACGGCCCGAACGACCCCGGCTCCCACGCCTATCGCGGCCGCACGCCCCGCAATGACGTGATGTTCGGTCCCCCCGGACACGTATACGTCTACTTCACCTACGGCATGTGGCACTGCATGAACCTGGTGTGCGGCCCCGACGGCGAGGCGAGCGCGGTCCTGCTGCGCGCCGGCGAGATCGTCGAGGGCGCCGAGCTCGCCCGCACACGTCGACTCTCGGCCCGCAACGACAAGGAACTGGCCAAAGGCCCGGCTCGCCTGGCAACGGCCCTGGACGTGGACCGAGCACTGGACGGCACGGACGCCTGCGCCTCCGGCGAGACCCCGCTGAGGATCCTCACGGGCACCCCGACCCCGTCCGACCAGGTACGCAACGGCCCACGCACCGGCGTGGCGGGCGACGGCGGAAACGGGGACGTCCACCCCTGGCGCTACTGGATCGCCAACGACCCCACGGTGAGCCCTTATCGGGCCCACGTCCCCAGGCGTCGCCGAAGTTGA